From Magnolia sinica isolate HGM2019 chromosome 13, MsV1, whole genome shotgun sequence, one genomic window encodes:
- the LOC131222368 gene encoding plant intracellular Ras-group-related LRR protein 9-like — translation MDPNPKNFPIVSYVMSRINSHLPFIKTRSTVDSSPSSSETIDIEQPALASPSTQRRQEAEGELVKQMPHLSHPRVLASMTNAISDVAQTRSVLQTLGPRPDHESVDNARARIADIEAKLSKQLEEIVLAKRPDGVDRFEWRAQQAERERECRREAEKEKYLYKAVVQLDDMHEAYEKLLRDAEERLLKIYDSAAKAADRKEEDSENVAEKEETNEEVVGILQEAMGRGLERVELAGRQLRFLPEAFGRLRGLLVLNLSNNQLEVIPDSIAGLENLEELHLSSNLLTSLPDSIGLLFNLKILDVSGNKLKALPDSISHCRSLVELDASFNELTYLPTNIGYELVKLQKLSVHLNKIRSLPTSICEMKSLLHLDAHFNELRGLPHAIGRLTNLEILNLSSNFSDLRELPDTIGDLINLRELDLSNNQIHALPDTFGRLDKLAKLNLDQNPWVIPPVEIINKGVEAVKEYMAKRWVDILMEEEHKSMLEENNQAETGWLNRSTSWLNGWVAGVSESVSGFLGTKGHSQGDPYLDQQL, via the exons atggATCCAAACCCTAAAAACTTCCCGATCGTGTCCTACGTCATGTCCCGAATCAATTCCCACCTTCCGTTCATCAAGACAAGATCCACCGTTGATTCATCGCCCTCATCGTCAGAGACCATCGACATTGAGCAGCCGGCACTCGCATCTCCCTCAACGCAACGCCGCCAAGAAGCAGAAGGGGAGCTGGTGAAGCAGATGCCTCATCTGAGCCATCCACGTGTCCTGGCCTCCATGACCAACGCCATCTCCGACGTGGCCCAGACCCGCTCAGTTCTCCAGACCCTCGGGCCCCGGCCTGACCACGAATCCGTCGATAACGCTCGCGCTAGGATCGCTGACATCGAGGCCAAGCTCTCAAAGCAGCTGGAGGAGATCGTGCTGGCGAAGCGGCCCGACGGCGTTGATCGGTTCGAGTGGCGGGCCCAGCaggcggagagggagagggaatgCCGGAGGGAGGCGGAGAAGGAGAAGTACCTTTACAAGGCGGTGGTGCAGCTGGACGATATGCATGAGGCGTACGAGAAGCTGTTGCGGGACGCCGAGGAGAGGCTGCTGAAGATCTACGACTCGGCCGCGAAGGCGGCTGACAGAAAGGAGGAAGATTCTGAGAATGTTGCGGAGAAGGAGGAGACAAACGAGGAAGTGGTCGGGATACTGCAAGAAGCGATGGGGAGAGGATTGGAGAGGGTTGAGCTTGCGGGCCGTCAGCTGAGGTTTCTTCCGGAGGCATTCGGGCGGCTTCGTGGGCTGCTGGTGCTCAATCTCTCAAACAATCAGctagag GTGATTCCTGATTCCATAGCAGGGCTAGAAAATCTAGAGGAGCTTCACCTTTCTTCCAACCTTTTGACATCGCTGCCGGACTCCATCGGACTGTTGTTTAATCTGAAGATTCTAGATGTATCGGGTAACAAACTTAAGGCACTACCAGACAGCATCTCCCATTGCAG GTCATTGGTGGAGTTGGATGCAAGTTTCAATGAACTAACATATTTGCCCACCAACATTGGCTATGAATTggtgaaactccaaaagctctctgTTCACCTCAATAAGATTCGCTCACTTCCCACCTCCATCTGCGAGATGAAGTCTTTGCTCCATCTGGATGCCCACTTTAATGAGCTCCGTGGCCTGCCGCATGCGATTGGGAGACTGACAAATCTCGAAATCTTGAATCTTAGCAGTAATTTCAGCGACCTGAGAGAGCTTCCTGACACAATCGGTGATTTGATCAATCTAAGGGAGCTTGATCTCAGCAACAATCAGATCCATGCTCTTCCGGATACATTTGGTCGACTTGATAAGCTGGCTAAACTTAACTTGGACCAGAATCCATGGGTCATTCCACCTGTGGAGATTATTAATAAAGGGGTAGAAGCTGTGAAGGAATACATGGCAAAGAGGTGGGTTGACATTCTCATGGAGGAAGAGCACAAGAGCATGCTCGAAGAAAACAACCAAGCTGAAACAGGTTGGCTGAACCGCAGCACGTCATGGTTGAATGGCTGGGTTGCTGGAGTTTCTGAGAGTGTTTCAGGATTCTTGGGGACCAAAGGGCATTCTCAGGGAGACCCATATCTTGATCAGCAATTGTGA